AGCAGCCGAGCCGGTCCGGCAGGCGGCAGCTCAGCAGCGCGCCGCTGGCGGGCGTCCAGGCATGCAGGGCGCTGGCCTCGATGTCGGTCCACCACCAGCGCTGGCTGCCGGCATGCCATTGCAGGCCTTCGCCGAGCATGGCGGTCTGAGCCAGGCTCAGCGCAAGGGGCTTGGATGACAAGCGAATATCTCCGATATATTTATATTTGCAGCCAGCTTAACCAGGCCATGCATATCCGTCCTATAGATATTTCCCCTCTACCTATCTCGAATTCGCATAGCTGCTGACGAAGCCGCGCGCCCGCTCGGCGACCTCGGCGGCGGTCATGCCCGGCGCATAGAGCGCGCCGCCGAGGCCGAAGCCGGCGGCGCCGGCGGCGCGGTAGGCCGCCATCGCCGCCGGCGTGATGCCGCCCACCGGCAGCAGGCGCAGGTCGGGCGGCAGCACCGCGCGCATCGCCTTCACCACCACGGGCGTGAGCAGCTCGGCCGGGAACAGCTTCACCGCATCGGCGCCCGCTTCCACGCAGGCCAGCGCCTCGGTGGGCGTGGCGGCGCCGGGCACGCAGCTGAGGCCCTGCGCCTTCACATGGGCGATCACGCGCGTGTCGGCATGCGGCATCACGATCAGCTCACCGCCGGCCTCGCGCACGCGGTCGGCGGCGTCGGGGCTCAGCACCGTGCCGGCGCCCAGCAGCGCGTCTGCGGGCAGGCAGCGCGCCAGCCGGGCGATCGAGTCCAGCGCCTGCGGCGAATTGAGCGGCACCTCGATGAGGCGAAAGCCCTGCTCGTACAGGCGCAGCGCGATGGCCTCGACCTCGTCGGGCCGGATGCCGCGCAGGATCGCCACCAGGGGCAGGGCGGCGAAGGCCGCGTCGAATTTGCTGCTCGGCATGGGGGCGTCCTCAGCAAGATTGGCTCAGCCGCCACAGGCCCAGCGCGGCGGTATTGGGCAGCAGGCGCGGCGCGGCAAGGTCGAACAGCGCCAAGGCGCTGGCATAGCGCTGGCACAGCGCCGGCTCGCCGACCAGCACCAGCGGCGCATCGGCATCGCGAGCCGCCAGGCCGGCGCGCAGCTCATGGCCGATCAAGAGGCCGGAAAGATAGTCGGGCAGGGCGCTGCCGGCCAGGTGCCCGCCGAGGCCCAGGGTGCGCACCGCAAACAGCTGATGCGAAAGGCCTTCCTCGCCGCGCTCGCGTGCCGCGCGCACGCCCGCGGCAAATGCGCTTGGATCACTGAAGTCCTCGCTGGGCATCAGGCGTGC
This portion of the Paucibacter sediminis genome encodes:
- a CDS encoding 2-dehydro-3-deoxy-6-phosphogalactonate aldolase, which encodes MPSSKFDAAFAALPLVAILRGIRPDEVEAIALRLYEQGFRLIEVPLNSPQALDSIARLARCLPADALLGAGTVLSPDAADRVREAGGELIVMPHADTRVIAHVKAQGLSCVPGAATPTEALACVEAGADAVKLFPAELLTPVVVKAMRAVLPPDLRLLPVGGITPAAMAAYRAAGAAGFGLGGALYAPGMTAAEVAERARGFVSSYANSR